The following are encoded in a window of Staphylospora marina genomic DNA:
- a CDS encoding mannitol-1-phosphate 5-dehydrogenase, whose protein sequence is MKAVHFGAGNIGRGFIGALLNQSGCEVCFIDVVQELVDEINRRREYVVETAAEHRETFIVRGVRAVSGLDPEAVSREIIDADLVTTAVGPAVLERIAPVLAKALTERLRTHDRPLNIIACENAVGASTMLKSYIFQHLDEEIHAKAKKCIGFPDSAVDRIVPLQSNEDRLKVIVEPFYEWVVDRSGIRGEIPEIKGITWVSDLTPYIERKLYTVNTGHATAAYLGYLFGFRTMDEALRNPFVRETTQKALEETGRLLVLKHAIDPEDHRRYTEKIMSRFANPHLSDEVTRIGRSPIRKLGPGDRLMGPAVQLLEHGMVPEHLSVGIAAALLFDHEEDEEAMRIRTLRAEKGLYKTIRQVTGVQPDSPLFARIIENVEKLESMKKR, encoded by the coding sequence ATGAAAGCCGTTCACTTCGGAGCCGGAAACATCGGTCGGGGATTCATCGGAGCGTTGCTGAACCAATCCGGCTGCGAAGTCTGTTTCATCGACGTGGTTCAGGAACTGGTGGACGAGATCAACCGCCGACGGGAATATGTCGTGGAAACGGCCGCGGAACACCGGGAGACGTTCATCGTTCGCGGCGTCCGGGCGGTATCGGGGCTGGATCCGGAAGCGGTCTCCAGGGAAATCATCGATGCCGATCTGGTGACCACCGCCGTCGGGCCGGCCGTCCTGGAGCGGATCGCTCCCGTCCTGGCCAAAGCTTTGACGGAACGGCTTCGCACGCATGATCGTCCGCTCAACATCATCGCCTGCGAAAATGCCGTCGGGGCCAGCACGATGCTGAAATCGTACATTTTCCAACACCTCGATGAGGAGATCCACGCCAAGGCGAAAAAGTGTATCGGCTTCCCGGATTCGGCCGTGGACCGCATCGTGCCCCTGCAATCCAACGAAGACCGGTTGAAAGTCATTGTGGAACCGTTTTATGAGTGGGTGGTGGACAGGTCCGGCATCCGGGGGGAAATTCCGGAGATCAAGGGGATCACCTGGGTTTCCGACCTGACGCCCTACATCGAGCGAAAATTGTACACCGTCAACACCGGGCACGCCACGGCCGCCTATCTGGGATACCTGTTCGGGTTCCGCACCATGGATGAGGCGCTCCGGAACCCGTTTGTCCGGGAAACCACTCAAAAAGCCCTGGAAGAGACCGGACGGCTGCTGGTTCTCAAACATGCGATCGATCCCGAAGATCACCGGCGGTATACGGAAAAAATCATGTCCCGGTTCGCCAATCCCCACCTGTCGGACGAAGTGACGCGAATCGGCCGTTCTCCCATCCGAAAGCTCGGTCCCGGGGACCGTTTGATGGGCCCCGCCGTCCAGCTGCTTGAACACGGAATGGTGCCCGAGCATCTGTCCGTCGGGATCGCCGCCGCCCTTCTGTTCGACCATGAGGAAGACGAAGAAGCGATGCGAATCCGCACCCTCCGGGCGGAAAAAGGGCTGTACAAAACCATCCGCCAAGTGACCGGAGTGCAGCCGGATTCTCCGCTGTTTGCCCGGATCATCGAAAACGTGGAAAAGCTGGAATCCATGAAAAAACGGTGA
- a CDS encoding PTS sugar transporter subunit IIA: MTMLSAEKVLLNAKVKDKREAIELAGQLLVKSDHVSAEYVAKMHEREEELSTWIGNGVAIPHGTADSKAYIHSTGISVVQIPDGVDFGNGNTAYLLFGIAAKGDDHLNILARLALLCSDEESVKKMVAFNNADALISFIGGDEA, translated from the coding sequence ATGACCATGCTGTCCGCAGAGAAAGTGCTGCTGAACGCAAAAGTCAAAGACAAACGGGAAGCGATCGAACTGGCCGGCCAACTGCTGGTCAAAAGCGACCACGTGTCCGCAGAATACGTCGCCAAGATGCACGAGCGCGAGGAAGAACTGTCCACCTGGATCGGCAACGGAGTGGCCATTCCTCACGGGACCGCCGATTCCAAAGCATACATTCATTCCACCGGCATTTCCGTGGTGCAAATTCCGGACGGGGTCGATTTCGGAAACGGCAACACCGCATACCTGCTGTTCGGCATCGCCGCCAAGGGAGACGATCATCTGAACATTCTCGCCCGGCTTGCCCTGCTCTGCTCGGACGAGGAGTCCGTGAAAAAAATGGTGGCCTTCAACAACGCCGATGCATTGATCTCCTTCATCGGAGGGGATGAAGCATGA
- a CDS encoding BglG family transcription antiterminator — MIISSRQRQILEILLRKREVTVRDIAAETHVSPRTIHRELTWLEKRLEPFGLKLEKKAGSGLFLHGTSEQRTRLKQTLAKLKPVEYTAEERKIRILCTLLEATEPIKTLALAHELKVTPATVSHDLDALTDWLRSWGLSLIRRRGYGVEIAGPESSKRKAIRSLISEHLDESHWIPILKNTRPDVPDPLPDAASERLLRMIPRETLIKVDEELRAADGIFPTPLADSARIGMVIHLALAMERIAKGETVEMDPEDLEKLAGTPEYRLAREMARRLEGRFGHPVPPEEIGHVAMHLKGAKLGHSRYEPMEDSRAELTATAGKLITLCEKKLDADLSDDRSLLEGLVVHLEPAIHRMKRNMKIRNPLLPRIQKDYPNLFRVVREAARSVFPHLDVPDEEIGYLVMHFGSALERVAKKNRRLRILIVCSGGLGSSKLLASRIQSSVPEAEVLRNVSVFEIDDMDPGEYDLIVSTVPIPSRKPDEVLLMNPLPTDEDLEKIRRIAKERSFKIPCRIDKSPRIVRELDELQRVHSLLGHALDLMDRFFVTESSVRSGNLEEILRQACLLLEQKNILDSGKPVVTRLLEREKLGGLGIPDARLGLFHCRSDHVLHPSFSVHRLNDRVSVRSMDDGRVDIDKIVLMVCPASGPREVVELLSHISSLLIEPDTVHVLESEDESGIRKHFANRLYQFCTSDIHTGEERSS; from the coding sequence GTGATCATCTCTTCCAGGCAACGTCAGATCCTCGAAATTCTGCTTCGGAAGCGAGAAGTCACCGTCCGGGACATTGCGGCGGAAACTCATGTCAGCCCCCGCACGATTCATCGGGAACTCACCTGGCTGGAGAAACGGTTGGAACCGTTCGGCCTGAAACTGGAGAAAAAAGCGGGTTCCGGCCTGTTTCTTCACGGAACGTCGGAGCAACGGACCCGATTGAAACAAACCCTCGCGAAACTGAAGCCCGTCGAGTACACGGCGGAAGAACGGAAAATCCGGATTCTGTGCACGCTGTTGGAAGCCACGGAGCCGATCAAAACATTGGCCCTCGCGCACGAATTGAAAGTGACGCCGGCCACCGTCAGCCATGATTTGGACGCATTGACCGATTGGCTGAGGTCTTGGGGCCTTTCTCTGATCCGCCGCCGCGGCTACGGCGTGGAGATCGCCGGACCGGAGTCATCCAAACGAAAAGCCATCCGTTCCCTGATTTCGGAACATCTGGACGAATCTCACTGGATCCCGATCCTGAAAAACACCCGTCCGGATGTTCCGGATCCGCTTCCGGATGCCGCTTCCGAACGATTGCTCCGGATGATCCCCCGGGAGACCCTGATCAAGGTCGATGAAGAACTCCGCGCGGCAGACGGGATTTTCCCCACACCACTCGCCGACAGTGCACGGATCGGTATGGTCATTCACCTGGCCCTGGCCATGGAACGGATCGCCAAGGGCGAAACCGTCGAAATGGATCCGGAGGACTTGGAAAAGCTGGCCGGTACCCCGGAGTATCGGCTGGCCCGGGAAATGGCCAGGCGGTTGGAAGGCCGCTTCGGCCACCCCGTTCCCCCCGAGGAAATCGGCCATGTGGCGATGCACCTGAAGGGAGCCAAGCTTGGACACTCCCGGTATGAACCGATGGAAGACTCCCGGGCGGAACTGACGGCGACCGCCGGGAAACTGATCACTCTCTGCGAAAAGAAACTCGACGCGGATCTGTCGGACGACCGTTCCCTGCTCGAAGGGCTGGTCGTCCACCTGGAACCGGCGATCCACCGGATGAAGCGCAACATGAAAATCCGCAATCCCCTGCTTCCCCGAATCCAAAAAGATTACCCGAACCTGTTCCGGGTGGTCCGCGAAGCGGCCCGCTCCGTCTTCCCGCATTTGGACGTGCCCGATGAAGAAATCGGGTATCTGGTCATGCACTTCGGATCGGCATTGGAAAGAGTGGCCAAAAAGAACCGGCGTCTGCGAATCCTGATCGTCTGTTCCGGCGGCTTGGGGTCGTCCAAACTGCTGGCGAGCCGGATTCAAAGCTCCGTCCCTGAGGCGGAAGTGCTCCGGAACGTATCGGTCTTCGAAATCGATGACATGGACCCCGGGGAATACGACCTCATCGTGTCCACCGTTCCCATTCCTTCGAGAAAACCGGATGAAGTGTTGCTGATGAACCCGTTGCCGACGGATGAGGATCTGGAAAAGATCCGGCGGATTGCCAAGGAACGCTCATTCAAGATTCCCTGCCGGATCGACAAAAGCCCGCGCATCGTCCGGGAGTTGGACGAATTGCAACGGGTTCATTCCCTGCTCGGCCATGCGCTGGATTTGATGGACCGCTTCTTCGTGACGGAATCATCGGTCCGAAGCGGAAATCTGGAAGAAATTCTCCGCCAGGCCTGTCTCCTGCTGGAACAGAAGAACATCCTCGACAGTGGCAAACCGGTGGTGACGCGATTGCTTGAACGGGAGAAACTCGGAGGACTCGGCATTCCCGATGCCCGTCTCGGCCTGTTCCACTGTCGCAGTGATCATGTTCTCCACCCTTCGTTCTCCGTCCATCGGCTCAACGATCGCGTTTCCGTCAGATCCATGGATGACGGCCGGGTGGACATTGACAAGATCGTCCTGATGGTGTGCCCGGCTTCCGGCCCCCGTGAGGTCGTCGAACTGTTGAGTCACATCAGTTCGCTGCTCATCGAACCGGACACCGTCCATGTGCTGGAATCGGAGGATGAATCGGGCATTCGGAAACATTTCGCCAACCGCCTGTATCAATTCTGCACATCCGACATCCACACCGGAGAGGAGAGATCATCATGA
- a CDS encoding PTS mannitol transporter subunit IICB, which produces MSQANQAIDRNNRLQVGVQKFGRFLSAMVMPNIGAFIAWGLITALFIPTGWIPNEHLAQLVGPTIQYLLPLLIGYTGGKMIYDVRGGVIGALGTMGIIVGTDIPMFLGAMIMGPLSGWVLKRVDDPFRGKIPAGFEMLVNNFSAGIVGAVLTLCGYVAIGPVVATLTHTLSAGVEAIVKAGLLPLASLLIEPGKVLFLNNAINHGVLSPLGLKEAAETGKSVFFLLEANPGPGLGVLLAFWLFGKGSAKQSAPGAAIIHFLGGIHEIYFPYILMKPRLILAVMAGGMSGVFTFRTLQAGLVAVPSPGSIFAVAAMAPKGGLLPVLAGVTVSLAISFLVSAAFLKMSRDPEEGDLSRAAEQMEKLKGNRSDVVNQMMSREEARDVKKVVFACDAGMGSSAMGASILWKKFKDAGIDVEVTNSAINDIPQDADLVITQKTLTDRAKAKAPRAEHVSVDNFLNSPVYDELVRRLGK; this is translated from the coding sequence ATGAGTCAAGCCAACCAGGCCATTGACCGGAACAACCGTCTCCAGGTAGGCGTTCAAAAATTCGGCCGGTTCCTGAGCGCGATGGTGATGCCCAACATCGGAGCGTTCATTGCATGGGGTCTCATCACCGCCCTGTTCATTCCCACCGGCTGGATTCCCAATGAGCATCTTGCGCAGCTGGTCGGACCGACCATCCAGTACCTGTTGCCTCTTCTGATCGGGTACACGGGCGGCAAGATGATTTACGACGTGCGTGGCGGTGTCATCGGTGCACTGGGCACGATGGGGATCATCGTCGGCACGGATATCCCCATGTTTCTGGGAGCCATGATCATGGGTCCCCTGTCCGGCTGGGTGCTGAAACGGGTGGACGACCCGTTCAGAGGAAAGATTCCCGCCGGATTTGAAATGCTCGTGAACAACTTCTCGGCAGGCATTGTGGGAGCGGTTCTCACTCTCTGCGGATACGTGGCCATCGGCCCGGTGGTGGCGACGCTCACCCACACACTCTCCGCCGGCGTGGAGGCGATCGTGAAAGCCGGACTGCTTCCGCTTGCCAGTCTGCTCATCGAGCCGGGGAAAGTGTTGTTCCTCAACAATGCGATCAACCACGGTGTGCTGAGCCCGCTCGGTTTGAAAGAAGCGGCGGAGACCGGAAAATCCGTCTTCTTCCTGCTCGAAGCCAACCCCGGTCCGGGGCTGGGCGTGCTGCTGGCCTTCTGGCTGTTCGGAAAAGGATCGGCCAAACAGTCCGCACCCGGTGCAGCAATCATTCACTTCTTGGGTGGCATTCATGAAATCTATTTCCCGTACATCCTCATGAAACCCCGCCTGATTCTGGCCGTGATGGCCGGCGGCATGAGCGGTGTGTTCACCTTCCGGACGCTTCAGGCGGGACTCGTGGCCGTGCCCTCCCCCGGCAGCATCTTTGCCGTTGCCGCCATGGCCCCCAAAGGAGGACTCCTTCCCGTATTGGCCGGCGTGACGGTCAGCTTGGCGATTTCCTTCCTCGTTTCGGCGGCATTCCTCAAAATGAGCAGGGATCCCGAAGAAGGCGACCTGTCTCGGGCGGCCGAACAAATGGAAAAACTGAAAGGGAACAGAAGTGACGTCGTGAACCAGATGATGAGCCGAGAAGAAGCCCGCGACGTGAAAAAAGTGGTGTTTGCCTGCGACGCGGGCATGGGCTCCAGCGCGATGGGCGCGTCCATCTTGTGGAAAAAGTTCAAGGACGCCGGCATCGACGTGGAAGTGACAAACTCGGCGATCAATGACATTCCGCAGGACGCAGATCTGGTCATCACCCAGAAAACCCTCACGGACCGGGCCAAAGCGAAAGCTCCCCGGGCGGAACACGTGTCGGTCGACAACTTCCTGAACAGCCCCGTGTACGACGAACTGGTCCGACGTCTCGGCAAGTAA
- a CDS encoding cation diffusion facilitator family transporter yields the protein MHHHHHHGHHHDHHHHGHDHHHDNRTGLTIALAITVTILLLEFVGGLLTNSLALLSDAGHMLGDAASLALSLVAMWLAKRPPSPRKTFGYYRFEILAALFNGLTLFVAAGWIVLEAWERFWSPPAINGQTMMLIAAIGLFANLASAWVLMRKGDVKNNVNLRSAYLHVLSDALGSIGAILAGLLMSAFSWYLADPVISVIVAILILRSAWGVLSHSLHILMEGTPITVDKHKVEEVLTAIPGVINVHDLHIWTITSGLDSLTCHLLVREDAPHQDILKTAIRQIEEHFSIHHTTIQIETADFHHSRQHVH from the coding sequence GTGCATCATCATCACCATCACGGTCATCACCATGACCATCATCATCACGGCCACGACCATCATCACGACAATCGAACAGGCCTTACCATCGCCCTGGCCATCACGGTCACCATTTTGCTTTTGGAATTTGTCGGGGGGCTGCTGACCAACAGCCTGGCCCTGTTGTCGGATGCCGGTCACATGCTGGGGGACGCGGCTTCACTTGCGCTCAGTCTCGTCGCGATGTGGCTGGCAAAGCGTCCTCCGTCACCGCGAAAAACGTTCGGATACTACCGGTTTGAAATCCTCGCTGCTTTGTTCAACGGTCTGACGCTCTTCGTGGCCGCGGGATGGATCGTTTTGGAGGCGTGGGAGCGTTTTTGGAGCCCTCCCGCGATCAACGGTCAAACCATGATGCTGATCGCCGCGATCGGCTTGTTCGCCAATCTGGCCAGCGCCTGGGTGCTCATGCGCAAAGGGGACGTCAAAAACAACGTCAACCTGCGAAGCGCTTATCTGCACGTCCTGTCGGACGCATTGGGCTCGATCGGAGCCATCCTGGCCGGATTGCTGATGTCAGCCTTTTCCTGGTATTTGGCCGATCCCGTGATCAGCGTGATCGTGGCCATCCTCATTTTGAGAAGCGCCTGGGGAGTTCTCTCCCATTCCCTGCACATCCTGATGGAAGGAACGCCGATCACCGTGGACAAACACAAGGTGGAAGAAGTGTTGACCGCCATCCCCGGCGTGATCAACGTGCATGATCTGCACATCTGGACGATCACCTCCGGGCTGGATTCCCTCACCTGCCATCTGTTGGTGAGAGAGGACGCTCCCCACCAGGACATCCTGAAAACGGCGATCCGTCAGATCGAAGAACATTTCTCGATCCATCACACCACGATCCAGATCGAAACCGCCGATTTCCACCACTCCCGGCAGCATGTTCACTGA
- a CDS encoding ArsR/SmtB family transcription factor has protein sequence MNKHEHDFLTDEAVNQTVLIFRALSDPTRIRILYLLAEEECSVGHIAELLDLSQSAVSHQLALLRSLRLVKSRREGRTVLYSCDDEHVIRMLHQTIRHVQHD, from the coding sequence ATGAACAAGCATGAACACGACTTTCTCACGGATGAAGCGGTGAATCAAACCGTCCTGATCTTCCGGGCCCTGTCCGATCCCACCCGCATTCGGATTTTGTATCTCCTCGCCGAAGAGGAATGCTCCGTCGGACATATCGCCGAACTGCTTGACCTGTCCCAGTCCGCCGTTTCCCATCAATTGGCTCTGTTGCGCTCCCTGAGACTGGTGAAGTCACGCCGCGAAGGCAGGACCGTTCTCTATTCCTGCGATGACGAGCACGTGATCCGGATGCTCCACCAAACCATCCGCCACGTCCAACACGACTGA